The DNA region TTTTATGTCCGAATTAAGGACTTGTGAAATTTCTCATCTTGCACGACCAAGATTGTTTGCCGACGGGAGCTCATCATCACTTTTTACGGCGCGTCCAACTAACACCTTTTACGCAAACTTGAAACAATCAATGGAATTCTTGTgactcttttaaatttaatttagtaatgagGCACCCTAATCCAATTTgatctaataaatctaatagACTTCAGGATCTGACTTAGTTGTTCAACTTGTGGGTACAAACAAACACAACTATCATCTAACATCTAATAGACACTTTTATACCTTTAATGAACTTTAAAACAACACGAAGGGGAGGGTACCGTTCTCACTGAGGGaatttttcctaaaattatttatttatgtagatgatttttaatttgagtcttcaataattgattaaattaactgtaagTTATCATGAGCACGCATCGGCAAGTTTTAGAGCATATCTGGTTAACAAATCACAATTAAAACCATCTACATTATTATTGGACCAGGTCGAGGAAACGTTTCACGAGTCGCAATAACGCTTGGCGTTCAAGCCTTACTCCACAATTCCGTTTGGCAACCGTCCACTTTAGTGTGTGAAGCAACAAACACCACATCCTTCTTCAACTTGCCCTCACTTGTCACCAATCCCTTTGCTTACGACTAGGTTATCCTAAATATGGTGTTTCCTTCCAGGAGTCACACGGCAGCACTCTGGACCGATGGAGTATATGCAGTCCTGAGGAGGAGCCTCTGGTCCTCCAGCAGTTCCTCAGGTTCGGAGAGACGCGGGCAATAACGCAGCAGTTACTTTTGGCACAGCAGGCGCTTCAGGACCCCACACTGGAGCGGCTAGAGCGGCTGCACTCGCCTCATCCCCCACGCAACCGGGCGATGTCCCCAAACCGTCACGGCCCATCACCGACGACCGTCCCACAATCGGCTTTCCATCCGTCGCGTTTGCCCACAATGTCGCCGCATCAAAAGCACCCGCTCAGCTTTCTCAAGATGCCAACATCCAACGGACCCATATCCTCAAACTCGCCGCCCCGAAGTATTAACAGCTCGCCACTGAACCGACTCCAAAACATGCAGCCGTTCGACTACCGCAAACTCGGCGCCGGCCTGTGCAACTTCCCTAGTCGTGTCAGTCCGGACGTGACCAGAAGACGTACATCAGAAAACGAATCTGTGGGCCTGAACCTGAGCATGGCCACCTCCCTGTCTCTGCCGCCTCCTCCACCGCCGCCCAGTCACTCGGCGGCCGCAATGGCGGCTGCCGCCGCCGTATCCGTGAACTCTAGTTTAGTGGCGGCCAGTCTGGTCGCCTCCTCCTTCCCCGGGCTAATGTCCTCCAAAATGTCGACGGGTAACCGATCACCATCCAGTGCGGAAGCGGCCACCGGCAACAACAACAGCGAAGACGACGAGGAGGACGAGAACTCGCACAGCGCCCTGAACCTAAGCCGCGACCGCGACCTGCACAAAACACCCCGCCACCGCAGCATCCCCGGCAGAAAACCGGCCACCCCAACGAAAAGACAGTGGGGCTCCCCCAGCCTGCCCTTGAACCTCGGCACCCAGTTCATCAATCCGGCGACCGGGAAGAAACGCGTGCAATGCAACGTTTGCCTGAAAACGTTCTGCGACAAAGGTGCTTTAAAGATCCACTTCTCCGCGGTGCATCTACGCGAGATGCACAAGTGCACGGTGGAAGGTTGCAACATGATGTTCAGCTCGAGGCGATCCAGGAACAGGCACAGTGCTAACCCCAATCCCAAATTGCATTCGCCTCACCTCCGACGGAAGATATCGCCGCACGATGGCAGAAGTGCACAGTCGCACCCCATTTTAATACCCCCGCAAACCGGACTGAGTCTGCCAGCTGCAGCTGCCGCCCTAAATCCGCTTAATCCGTTCGGGCCTTTCCCGTTATTGACTCCCCCGCCGGATATGAAATACCATCCGCTGGCGATGGACTTTAAACAAACATTGGATTTGAGCATGCAGAGGCTTGAGGAGAACAAACACTCCTTGAAGGAATACAGCGGTTTGTCCTTAACTCCGAGTCAGCAGCAGTCTCATTCCGAAGACGATGAAGACGATGATGATGGAATTGTTGTGGTGGCGGGTGATGAAGAGGATGACAAAAATGATTCCACTAATGGAGTATCGGTTGCGTCATCTGATCAACCAGAAGACTTTAGTATGCCagtgaaaaaacaaaaaatgtcagtTTCTGATGTAGAAGAAGACATAGCCAGTAATGTAGATTCCAATGAAGATTCTTTAAGTGTAGTAGACACCCACAGTTTAAAAGACGAAAGCAATGTACAAACCAACAAAAGGAAGAGGAAGAGTCAAAATCCTACAAGGTGTGCAGTACCAACAGTAATGGAAGACGCAGTTAGCGACGGAGACTCATCTAACGACGTATTCTCTGAACGTTTGATCGAAAAACCAAAACCAATGGAAGTGGAAGAACCCAAAGTAAAAGAGGAACCGGAAGTCAAAGTTGAGGAAAGATGCGAGTCCCCTTTAAATTTGGGAAAACGCAGTCCAGACGTAAACGCCAACGAACCGGAAAAGCCCATTAGTCCAGAAATCAAAACTAGCCTAGCTCCATTGTTCATGATCGAcaagttaaaaaaagaaaagccaTTTCATGAGACTGAACCGACGGAAGAACCAGAACCAGAAGAGCGACCGGCTAGTTCAGTAGAGAGCAACAAAAGTGACGAATCCTTCGATTCGTCAAACCCCTTGCGCCACTTGGAGAGTTTGTCACATGGACATTTTGGTGATTTGATGGCAAGGCATCTAGGTTTACCCCCACAAAACCCCCAGTTCCCGCCGTTGGGGTTTATGATGGGAGGTGGTCCGCCCAGCCCAGCCCGTTCCCAGGCTTCTTCTGCTGGAAGTAGTAACGGAGGCGAATCACCGGACGAAAATAGTCAAAACCAGTTGTTCGGTCACTACGACAACGGCCAGTTCATCAGTACCATGGATGTGCCAATCGATAAGGATAACCCGAGGAGGTGCACGGCCTGTGGCAAAATCTTCCAGAACCATTTTGGCGTCAAGACCCACTACCAAAATGTCCATTTGAAACTGATGCACAAGTGCAATGTGGACGGTTGCAATGCGGCGTTTCCCTCCAAGCGAAGCCGAGACAGGCACAGTGCCAACTTGAACTTGCACAGGAAACTCCTCTCCACCACATCCGATAAGTCTGCGACCAGCTTGTTCCTGGAGAAGAGTCCATTCGCTAGTCTCACTGGCAATCCAGCCTTGCACAACGACTTCCTGACCAGGTTGTACGCCGAAGAAGCTTTGAAAAGTCACCATCTTCCACCTCCAAATCTAGATCAATTAATGCTGAACGGTGATAGAATACCCCATCCTCCGCTACTTCTTCCACCACTGGCCGGTCTTCCATTCCCCCTGGGAAACTTCAATCACTTCAGCCAGTTCAACGGTTCCTCCACACCATCGCGGAAGGAACGGTCGTCCAGTTCGAGTTCACCGGTTTCGGGATCTCCGCCGCCAACCAACCTGTCACCGAGTGCGTCGAAATACGTGCACTGTGTGGAAGAGGACATGCCGACGCCCGACAAGGAAGGTAACCTACCCTGTAGACTTTGCAAGACCTCCTTCAGCTCGTCCTCACAGCTGAAGGACCACTGCGAGAAGAACCACATATCGGAAATGTTCAAATGTACTGTTATGGGCTGTCCTAAAGTATTTATATCGCGGACGAGGAGGAACATCCACTCGGAAAACGAGTCCTTGCACGTGAACTCGACGGGCAAGGAGTCCCAAGTATCGTGACCGTTAAACAATGTTTTAGATTTTAGAACAGTGCCGTTTTGGTGGTGATCGAACTGATGGACTCTAGATTATGTTTCATATATGTGATTAtagtttaattagttattatttcttgaagccagtttcatttctttaatttatttaacgctTGTATAAAGGATGTTTATGTACTTTGTCTCCGAATGTACGATACACATTATGATGAACATGTGATCATGGTTACTTACTTAGTAATTTGTGTGCGTTCCTATTTTTTCCGTACTGTTTATGTACATATGTTCGAGGTATGTGTATGTTTGGGATGGAGTTTACTTTTTACTTCagtgatgtttttttttattactctgTATAGAAAATTAGCCAGTCTTGACAAAATACTCATTGTACATACTTAGTAGATATTAGAGATCATTAGTACGATGTGATTACAACAAATTGCTATTAATGTGAATATTATATCCAATTgctcatttttataatctaatgGTTTTTCTTTTTATCGATAGTGAAATTGTCGCTTACAGAATTCCCgttgtttaacaaataatattcactTATAgatagaaaatattcaaatgtatatttaaatgtgcaATAACTCTGTAAATACGCTATCTTGCCTATAAATGTATagatgtatatattatttaatataagtttcaaAACCAAGGATTATATTTCATCCTTAATACGTATACGAACGAATTTTTCGCCAAATTATTTTcctggtttatttatttaccaaaaaaatggTTTTAGTGAACAGAAAAACAAACCTTTATGAAATGtacaatttagttaaatagtttgtaaattatttcgattttatgttcgcgaaaagtatttttttggggaatgtttaaaaaaaaaaccttttGTATAACTATATAAGCACCATTGTAAATGTTTGTTATTGCATATTCACCTTCTTGTGTACAGTAATCAGTAATATGTACTGCCTCTGGGCTTTATTAAACCTATAGCTGtcgtatttttgtgttttatttctttaacaaaAAACCTTCCAACCACAATTTAATCAACCAAAAGAATAAGACCGTAAGTatgtttcaatatattaagatcaatttatttattatttgtacaaGGTGTGGTagtaaacagaataaaaaaatcttaacaaAAATGAGCCAACTAATGAttgaaaaattctttatttaaaaaaaaaaatagttataattacttattattttttcattatttgcaAACAAAAAAGCTTCTAACAAGTTACAAAAGTTCAAACTGCTTTCCATTTCTAAAAAGGCATGAGATCTTTGTGCAAAGGcgttttttgattaattagtaGCTGGAGCTTCTGGCTCTTTACATCAGTACCAAAGACTgtcgtttttaaaaaaatctaaagggtTTAAATCTAGAAATCTAGCAGGTCATAATACAGAAGCACCCTTTCCTATCAATGTAGGCGGAAACGTTTCATCTAATTGTTCTCTAAGCTGAAGCACCATCATGGTGGAAGCACATTTGTTACCTTTGgttcaaaaaaatatcttcCAAAATACAAGATTTTCTTTACTTCACATATACGTTTCatgaaaattaacaacaatcaTAGAAAAAATTTCTCTTGGAGAGTTTTCCTAACAAGAGAAGTACTAATTCATACCTCAGCTGACATTCTCCTCGTTCTTACACattattcttcaattttaaaagtagaTATAGACTTAGTACTATTTGCTCAATgaacttatataaaaataaagaggcCATAAAGCATCACACCATAAAAACTTTGGAGAGAATCTAAACTGACCTCAGTCAAATTCTTAAGGTTTATCTCACAATACATTGGTCACCATTcttaaaaaagataataaagaGAAGACACAAATGAATAATCCCCcatatttcagtttatttccggacccatatttattaagactttTCTGCTTATTTTGGtacatacttaaatattttgagcACATTCACTtatatattatgataaatataatttaaactagtaATAGAACCTCCAGCGCCATCCATTCGTCTAACTAGAAACTACAGTCTTACATCATTAATTGAacagcaattaaattttatctagatgataaaaaataattagttatattggaaaacatttcatttaaacCTAAACACTATTAAgcgatttaattaaacaggtgatcacaattaaatttagaattacatttttaaaagaaaattttatatgaaagataaattattatatctttatctcattataaatgttttcagtaaaaaacagttttatacaataattagcaTACTTTTacgaatttttattgttatttgtgttttgaaaaaatatcttaaccaATATTCAGaaacaatgaatttttaaacttgaataattataaagtaaaattaatatatttataacgacattttatattaataaataacttattcttcaaataatatatacaggttgtacatttttatggaacctatattaaattaattaatcgattAAACATAGAAAACTAttaaatggtttatttaaCCAGGGGATCATAATTGAGTTTAGAATTACATTTACAaaaggaaattttatataaaacttaaacaattaaatcttACAATTAtctcattatattatttttgactaaaaaatagttatagataattaatatattttaataaattaataaaactcttgattgaattgaagaaattattcacaaaaaatacatgtgcacaatttttgaacaattaaactaatttaatgatttaattaagttggtgatcacaattaaatgtatgtatgaatatataaataaattttgtgtaaaaaatatttataaaataattagcatgttttcataaattaattttatccattttatttttataaactgcagatattattcataaaaaatatctgttctgaaaaatatcttaaccatatcattaattaataatttttaaattcgtaaattgtaaagtaaattgaaattgtgtgttttgaaaatatatcttaaccaatatttggaattaataaatttttagatttggaaattataaagtaaattaaaattgaattaaattattccagaacaaaattttgacatattgaTAACTTACTgtcgaaaaaatatatacagttgtgaccacaaacaatttattaaaatatgtattaaaaatatgtaagattTGAATTTGatacttataatatttattctttctgTTGTTGTTGTGTCTACTGATCAATCTAAATCAATTCTTTCAAAAATtgcatagtttttattttttaatggataaaattatagcaagtttatattttattgccaTTTATTATCctctatgaatttaaattgtttatttactagCGGTCtcttatttctttataattatttaacaattagtcGAAATGAaactataagaaaaattatgattCAGAGTTACCAAGTCAATTAGTGAcgaatctaaatttattttatatgtaaatgatGGTTCTGCGAatgttaaacatcctacagggacaaaattacataaaaagtttgttatacccacagtgaaacatggtggcgATTCAACTATGCTATggggatgcttcaattctttTGGAGTAAGCCCCTTatactgatttatgtacagagatatatttaacaacaaattgtttccatatattaaagaaatgatGAAAGTTaaaaacacagatttaatcttttcaaaattcaagttGCTTCAAATAAaagattgaaaaatacaattactctttcaataaaataaaaacattagaaaactatttaattgttttaattggtaCAGGAAAAATGAActggaattaaaaaataaataaataaatttggatgttaataataatgttctagtaattataatcaattatgcgtaatataatttattaaaaccgaCAATAATTAAGATGTTACAAAGAACCGATACCGATACGATTTGCTTGGGTTTTCGATATCCTGACCGAAGAATATGACAAGAGAGTACGGTATTGTGGCGTGTTAATTGCGTGAATGCGAAGACCGCGATAACAGTAAGTAAGCTACTCAATTTACCTTAATTCTGCAATTGGAGATAATAACTTCCTATATCGTAGAATTATATGAGTTGGCAGATTTATCCGGTATCATCTGAAGCGTTCACTGAAACAATGGCTTCGCCTTGTACTTACACATCCACGTTGCCGTTCCGtctttaataaagttttatcaaGAATTGGGcggttttttttatgtaaatcgcGTCGAATAAAAAACGccgattttttatgtaaactaGGAGGATTATTCTATCTGATAGGTACCGTGCAAGTCTAGCATATGACATGTTAATAATAAGGTATCACCACCG from Aethina tumida isolate Nest 87 chromosome 1, icAetTumi1.1, whole genome shotgun sequence includes:
- the LOC109608301 gene encoding zinc finger protein basonuclin-2 translates to MRHLFANSAPEPVQVNAAFDIASLILYGCQALPIRLKILLDRLFSVLRNDQVVRVLHGFGWTPDDYSRGYILQESHGSTLDRWSICSPEEEPLVLQQFLRFGETRAITQQLLLAQQALQDPTLERLERLHSPHPPRNRAMSPNRHGPSPTTVPQSAFHPSRLPTMSPHQKHPLSFLKMPTSNGPISSNSPPRSINSSPLNRLQNMQPFDYRKLGAGLCNFPSRVSPDVTRRRTSENESVGLNLSMATSLSLPPPPPPPSHSAAAMAAAAAVSVNSSLVAASLVASSFPGLMSSKMSTGNRSPSSAEAATGNNNSEDDEEDENSHSALNLSRDRDLHKTPRHRSIPGRKPATPTKRQWGSPSLPLNLGTQFINPATGKKRVQCNVCLKTFCDKGALKIHFSAVHLREMHKCTVEGCNMMFSSRRSRNRHSANPNPKLHSPHLRRKISPHDGRSAQSHPILIPPQTGLSLPAAAAALNPLNPFGPFPLLTPPPDMKYHPLAMDFKQTLDLSMQRLEENKHSLKEYSGLSLTPSQQQSHSEDDEDDDDGIVVVAGDEEDDKNDSTNGVSVASSDQPEDFSMPVKKQKMSVSDVEEDIASNVDSNEDSLSVVDTHSLKDESNVQTNKRKRKSQNPTRCAVPTVMEDAVSDGDSSNDVFSERLIEKPKPMEVEEPKVKEEPEVKVEERCESPLNLGKRSPDVNANEPEKPISPEIKTSLAPLFMIDKLKKEKPFHETEPTEEPEPEERPASSVESNKSDESFDSSNPLRHLESLSHGHFGDLMARHLGLPPQNPQFPPLGFMMGGGPPSPARSQASSAGSSNGGESPDENSQNQLFGHYDNGQFISTMDVPIDKDNPRRCTACGKIFQNHFGVKTHYQNVHLKLMHKCNVDGCNAAFPSKRSRDRHSANLNLHRKLLSTTSDKSATSLFLEKSPFASLTGNPALHNDFLTRLYAEEALKSHHLPPPNLDQLMLNGDRIPHPPLLLPPLAGLPFPLGNFNHFSQFNGSSTPSRKERSSSSSSPVSGSPPPTNLSPSASKYVHCVEEDMPTPDKEGNLPCRLCKTSFSSSSQLKDHCEKNHISEMFKCTVMGCPKVFISRTRRNIHSENESLHVNSTGKESQVS